The sequence CTCGCCCTGGATCGGCTCCAGCAGCACGGCCACGGTGTTCTCGGTGACGGCGTGGGCCAGCGCGGTGAGGTCCCCGTACGGGACGATCTCGAAGCCCGGTGTGTACGGGCCGAAGTGGTCACGGGCCTCGTGGTCCGTGGAGAAGGAGACGATGGTCGTGGTCCGCCCGTGGAAGTTGTCCGCGGCGACCACGATCTTGGCGTGCCCGTCCGGGACGCCCTTGACCTCGTAGCCCCACTTGCGGGCGGTCTTCACCGCCGTCTCCACGGCCTCCGCCCCCGTGTTCATGGGGAGCACCATCTCCTTGCCGCACAGTGCGGCCAGCTCGGTACAGAAGTCGGCGAAGCGGTCGTGGTGGAAGGCGCGCGAGGTGAGCGTGACCCGTTCCAGCTGGGCGCGGGCGGCGTCGATCAGACGGCGGTTGCCGTGCCCGAAGTTGAGGGCCGAGTACCCGGCGAGCATGTCGAGGTATCTGCGACCCTCGACGTCGGTCATCCAGGCGCCTTCGGCGGACGCGACGACCAGGGGCAGCGGATGGTAGTTGTGCGCACTGTGGGCGTCCGCGGCGCGGATGGCATCAGCAGTTGTCGACACGGGGTCTCCGATCGTCCGTCCGGCGCGGTGAGCGCCGGTGCAGCGGTGACGAGGGTGGCGTCACCTTCTTATCGTCGCTCGTATCCCGGACGCAGAAACCTCTCTCCCGGCGCGCCCGCTAAGGTGTCCGGTACGCACGGCGACTGGCGTACGGGGAACCAACTCCGGGGGAGTCGTGCGCGCTCGACCGCATACAGGGCCGCTCGCCTGGGCCTCGCGGGGTACCGATCACATCGACCCCGGAGGAGCCCGCCATGTCCGCGAGCCGCCATCCCGCCCTTCTCTCCACCGACCCCGAGCTGGCGTCCTTCGTCGCGGCGGAGGAAGTGCTGCAGGCGCAGACCCTGCGTCTGATCCCCAGTGAGAACTACGTGTCCGCGGCCGTCCTCGAAGCCTCCGGCACCGTGCTGCAGAACAAGTACAGCGAGGGCTACCCCGGCCGCCGCTACTACGAGGGCCAGCAGAACATCGACCGCGTCGAGGCGCTGGCGATCGAGCGGGCCAAGGGCCTGTTCGGGGTGGACCACGCCAACGTGCAGCCGTACTCCGGTTCGCCCGCCAACCTCGCCGTGTACCTGGCCTTCGCGAAGCCGGGCGACACCGTGATGGGCATGGCCCTGCCGATGGGCGGGCACCTCACCCACGGCTGGGGCGTCTCGGCGACCGGTTCCTGGTTCCGGGGCGTGCAGTACGGCGTCCGGGCCGACACCGGGCTCATCGACTACGACGCCGTGCGTGACCTCGCCCTCGCCGAGCGGCCCAAGGTGATCTTCTGCGGCGGTACCGCCCTGCCGCGGACCATCGACTTCGCCGCCTTCGCGGAGATCGCGCGGGAGGCCGGCTCGATCCTGGTCGCCGACGTGGCCCACATCGCGGGCCTGATCGCGGGCGGCGCGCACCCGTCCCCGGTGGACCACGTCGACGTCGTCTCCACCACGACGCACAAGACCCTGCGCGGTCCGCGGGGCGCGATGCTGATGTGCCGCGAGGAGCACGCGAAGGCCATCGACAAGGCGGTCTTCCCGGGCCTGCAGGGCGGCCCGCACAACCAGACGACGGCCGGTATCGCGGTGGCGCTGCACGAGGCGGCCCAGCCGTCCTTCACGGCGTACGCGCACCAGGTCGTCGCCAATGCCAAGGCGCTGGCGGCGGCGTTGCTGCAGAACGGCTTCGACCTGGTCTCGGGCGGTACGGACAACCACCTGATCCTGATCGACCTGACCGGCAAGGACGTGCCGGGCAAGATCGCGGCGAAGGCGCTGGACCGGGCGGGCATCGTCGTGAACTACAACACGGTGCCGTTCGACCCGCGCAAGCCGTTCGATCCCTCGGGGGTGCGGATCGGTACGCCGTCGCTGACGTCGCGGGGGCTGTCCACCGAGCACATGCCGCTGGTCGCCGACTGGATCGCCCGGTCCGTGGACGCCGCCGCGAAGGGGGACGAGCAGGCCCTCGCCGCGATCCGCGCGGAGGTCACGGACCTGATGGCCGCCTTCCCGGCCCCGGGGCTCCCGCTGTCCTGACCTGCGGCACCGCTGCCGGGGCTCCGCCCCGGACCCCGCGCCTCGAACTCCCCCAGCCACCGCTGGGAGGTACCCCCTGGCGGGGCCGGCTTTCCGGCCCCGCCGGCGTTCGCGGGACCCGGGGCGGAAAGCGGTCGCTCGGTCGGGGTCGGATCCGGCCGCACCGCTACCGCCCGGTACCCCGGCGGCGTAGGGACGGGGTCGCCGCGACCCGGAACGATCCGGCCGGATGCGGGCCCGAGCCCGCCCCCGCACCTGAGAGAATGAAGCCATGGCTTCTGATCGTCCTCGCGCGCTCTCCGGCATCCAGCCCACCTCCGGCTCGTTCCACCTCGGGAACTACCTCGGAGCCATCCGCCAGTACGTCGCCCTGCAGGAGACGCACGACGCCTTCTACATGGTGGTCGACCTGCACGCGATCACCATGCCGCAGGACCCGAAGGACCTGCGCGCGAACACCCGGCTCTCCGCGGCGCAGCTGCTGGCCGCCGGGCTGGACCCCGAGCGCTGCACCCTCTTCGTCCAGAGCCACGTGCCCGAGCACGCGCAGCTCGGCTGGGTCATGAACTGCATCACCGGCTTCGGCGAGGCCAGCCGGATGACCCAGTTCAAGGACAAGTCCGCCAAGGGCGGTGTCAACAGCGCCAGCGTCGGCCTCTTCACGTACCCGATCCTGCAGGTCGCCGACATCCTGCTGTACCAGGCGAACGCCGTCCCGGTCGGCGAGGACCAGCGCCAGCACATCGAGCTGACCCGCGACCTGGCGGAGCGCTTCAACCAGCGCTACGGCCCCACCTTCACCCTCCCCGCCGCGCACATCGTCAAGGAGGTCGCGAAGATCTACGACCTCCAGGACCCGGCGATCAAGATGTCGAAGTCCGCCTCGTCCCCCAAGGGCCTGATCAACCTCCTCGACGAGCCCAAGGTCACCGAGAAGAAGATCAAGAGTGCGGTCACCGACACCGAGGCCGAGATCCGCTTCGACTCCGAGAAGAAGCCCGGCGTCAGCAACCTGCTCACGATCTACTCCACCCTCTCGGGCGAGACGATCTCCGAGCTGGAGGCCAGGTACGAGGGCAAGGGCTACGGCGCGCTGAAGACCGACCTGGCCGGCGTGATGGTCGATTTCGTCACACCGTTCAAGAAGCGGACCCAGGAATACCTGGACGACCCGGAGACGCTGGACTCGATCCTGGCCAAGGGCGCGGAGAAGGCCCGCGCCGTCGCCGCCGAGACGCTCGCGCAGGCCTACGACCGTCTGGGTCTGCTGCCCGCCAAGCACTGACGAACGCAACTACGGACAGAGAGCCCTGGCACGAACGGGGGTGCTGCCGCCACACTGGGGCGGCAGCAGTCCACAGCGACAAGCGGAGGAGAGATACGTGGGGACCGTAACGCTCGGCGTTTCGATCGCGGTCCCGGAGCCGTACGGCAGCAAGCTCCAGGAGCTGCGCGCGGGCTTCGGGGACGCCGCCGCGCACGGCATCCCCACGCATGTCACCCTCGTCCCGCCCACCGAGGTGGAGGCGGACCGGCTCCCCGCGATCAGGGCCCACCTGGTCGAGGTCGCCGCCGCCTCCCGAGCCTTCCGGATGCGGCTGGCCGGCACGGGAACCTTCCGACCCCTCTCGCCGGTCGTCTTCGTCAAGATCGCCGAAGGGGCCTCGGCCTGCACCCGCCTCCAGAGCGAGGTCCGCGACCCCCAGGGGCCGCTCGACCGCGAGCTGGCCTTCCCGTACCACCCGCACGTCACGGTCGCCCACGGGATCTCCGAGGAGGCGATGGACCTGGCGTTCACGACCCTCGCCGACTACGCCGCCGAGTGGGTGTGCTCGGGCTTCGCCCTCTACGAGCAGGGCTCGGACGGGGTCTGGCGCAAGCTGCGCGAGTACCCGTTCGGGAGCGGACCGAACGGCGTCCCGGCGCAGGCGGGCTCACCCGCCGACCACGCCGCCGGAACGGCCGGCGGCGCCGGGGCGACCGTACCGCCGTCCTGACGGAGCGGGCGCGGGGCCAGGGGCCGCAAGGTCAGGGGGAGCCGGGCGATGCGCCGGGCACGGAATCTCAGCCTTCGCAGGACCAGAGTGTGGAACGGGCGACCCGTAGGGCGCGTTTCGGGAAAAGTCACAATCGACGACCGTAGCCGCCGGAACCGACAATCCCGGCTATTTCCGTCGGCTGAATTACGGTGACCCCATGGACTGGCTGACGAAACTCCCGGTGATCGGGCCGCTCGCGTCCCGTCTGATGCGGACGCACGCGTGGCATTCGTACGAACGCCTCGACCGCGTCCATTGGACCCGCCTCGCCGCCGCCATCACCTTCATCAGCTTCCTCGCCCTCTTCCCGCTGATCACCGTGGCCGCCGCTGTCGGCGCGGCGCTGCTCAGCCCGGAACAGCTGGACCGGCTGGAGAAGAACCTCTCCGAACAGGTCCCGGGCATCTCGGACCAGCTCAACATCGAGGGGCTCGTCGACAACGCCGGCACGGTCGGTCTCGTCGCGGGCGCCCTGCTGCTGGTGACCGGTGTCAGCTGGGTCGGCTCCATGCGGGACTGCCTGCGGGCGGTCTGGGAGAAGGACGACGAGGACGACGGGAACCCGTTCGCCCGCAAGGGCAAGGACGCGCTCGTCCTCCTCGGCCTCGGCGGTGTGGTCCTGGCCTCGGCGGCCGCCTCCATCCTCGGATCCAGCGCGGTCGGGAAGACCGCCGAATGGCTGGACATCCCCCGCGAGGGCGCGGGCGGGGCGCTGCTGCGCTCCCTCGCCTTCCTCGTCGGCGTCGTGGCCGCCTTCCTGCTGCTGCTCTACGTCCTGACCCTGCTCCCGGGCGTCGATCCGCCGCGCGGCCGGCTGATCCAGGCGGCCTTGATCGGCGCGGCCGGCTTCGAACTGCTGAAGCTGCTGCTCAGCGGCTACATGCGGGAGGTCGCGGCGAAGAGCATGTACGGGGCCTTCGGCGTGCCGATCGCCCTGCTGCTGTGGATCAACTTCACGGCGAAGCTGCTGCTGTTCGTCTCCTCCTGGACGGCCACCCGCGACGGCGCTGACGGCGACGGCACGGACGGCGAAGGCAGGGACGGCGACGGCGCGGACGGCGCGGGCGGCGACGGCGCGGAAGACCCTCCCCCGGGGCCTCCGGCCGCCGCGCGCCCGGCCTGAACGCACCGGTGGCGCATCGGTGTGGGGCCCGATGCACCACCGGAGGACCGCCGGCGTGACGCTCTACCAGGTGCCGTTGCCGCAGCCGTACACCCACCGGTGCGAGGCGGCGTTGTCGTGGACCGCCCTCCCCTGACCGCTCGCGTCCCCGTTGCGGGTCCAATTGAAGGTGTTCGCGTTGTTGCGCAGGTTCCATTCGGTGCCGTAGCCGATGCAGGCGTAGGCGCCGGTGTTGTTCTCGTTGTAGTAGATGTTGACGTGGTCGCGGCCGCCGGCGCTGCCGCTGTTGCGCACCCAGTCGACCTTGTTCTTGACCTGGTACGGCCAGTCGTTGGAGTTGCCGGCGTTCTGGTAGAGGTAGTTGTAATCGTCCGAGTAGGCACAGAAGTTCGTGTAGCCGCAGCCACCGTCGGCCTGCGCCGCGGTCGGAACGGCCACCACCGCCGTGCCGGCGATCGCGAGCCCCGCGAGGAGCGTCCTGAGCTTGTTCATGTGGGGTCCCTCCCAATGAGTGCCGTGCATGGTTCACCGCCGGTCGGCGGTACGCGATGTCAGCTCCCGGCGTGCCGGGCGACCACATCGCGAGCTGTGGGCAGGGCCGCCACCTGCATCCGCCGCATGGCGTCGAAGGCGGCCCCGTGTTCGGCGCGGATCTTGTCCGAATGGCGCCGGTGCAGGTCCTGTGCGATGTCGGCGAGACCGGTCGAGCGGGCGCACTCGGCCTGGGCGGTGGCCATCGGCACGTCCTCGGCCTCGGCGGCCGGGCCCTGGCGTGCCAGTTGTCCGTCGCGCTGCCGGACCGGGTGTTCGGCCGGGAAGCCGCGCCGGCCCACGCATGCGCTCCAGCCGGCCAGCGCCGTCCGGAACGCGGGGTCCTGGCCGACCCGGCCGGTACGCACCGCGCCGAGCTGCTTCACGGTCTCGCTCGCGCCGAACCACAGGCGTACGTCGCCGTAGAGCTGCCGCCAGGACGCGGTGATGCAGCCCTGGTCGCTGTGGCTCAGCGTGCCGCCCCCCGGGTTCTCGACGGCCAGCCCCTTCGCGTCGGGCCCCATGAGCGCCACCCCCAGAGCCTCCAGCCGCTCCGGGGAGAGCCCGCTCTGGTACCGGGCGCGCGGGCCCGCCGCGGCCTCCTCGTCCAGCTGTTGCTCGATCCGGCGGCCGAAGCCATGGCCGCGGGCCCAGTCCACGTCGTCGACGCCGTACGGGAAGTCCCGGAGGTCCGGGTGCGGCACGCGCGGGACCGGCCAGTACGAGAACCCCTGCGCCCGCATGCAGTCCTGGACGAGCAGTTCCCCCGCGGTGTGGAGCAGGTCCAGCTCGGCGGTCTCCAGGGCGCGCGCCGGGGCCGGCCGGCCGGCGCCGTCCGCCGGGAGCGCGGTCCAGGCCGCCACGGCGAGCAGCGCGCCACAGGCCACCGTGACGGCGGCCGACCATCTCCTGCGCATGGCAGGACCCCCTTCCCGCCGGCCTCATGCCGACGGGAGTGAGCAAACCCTGCCGAAGTCCTCTGGTGAACCTGTGAGTTGATAGGTGGTGCCGGTCCCGGAACCGGGCTAGGCCGGGCCGGGTCCGGTTCCGGCAGGGCTCAGATCAGCTCTTCGCCCCGGCCGCGGCGGCCGCGGGGCCAGCGGCGGTTGATCACGAAGGCGCCGCCCGCCAGTACGGCCAGCGCACCGCCCGCGACACCCAGCGCGGTGCCGGCACCGCCGCCCGCGTCCTTGCCGGCCGCCGACGGGTCGTTCTCGTGCGACTGGGCGGGGGAGCCGTGCGAGGAGGTGTCCGCGCTCTTCGGCGGCACCAGCTCGCCCACCGGCTTGACCTTGCCCGCCGCCGCGAAGCCCCAGTCGAAGAGCGCGGCGGTCTCCTGGTAGACCGAGTTCGCGCCGCCCGCTCCCGGGTTCATGACCGTGACCAGCAGCTTCCGGTCGCCCTGCTGCGCGGCCCCGGTGAAGGTCGAGCCCGCCATGGTGGTGTTGCCGTTCTTCACCCCGGCGATGCCCTTGTAGGGGGTGATGCCGCCGGCGCCCGTCATCAGCCGGTTGGTGTTCTGGATCTCGAAGTGGTCCCGCGGCTTCCCGGGCTCCTGGAGCCCGGGGAACTTCGCGCTCACCGTGCCGCAGTACTCCCTGAAGTCCTGCTTCTGCAGTCCGGAGCGGGCCACGAGCGTCAGGTCGTACGCGCTCGACACCTGCTCGGGGGCGTCGTACCCGTCGGGGGACACCACGTGGGTGTCCAGGGCCTGCAGCTCCTCGGCGTGGGCCTGCATGTCCTTGACGGTCTTCTCGACGCCGCCGTTCATGGCCGAAAGTACATGCACGGCGTCGTTCCCCGACCGCAGGAACACCCCGAGCCACAGGTCGTGGACGGAGTACTCGTGGTCCTCCTTGACCCCGACCAGGCTGCTGCCCGGGCCCACGCCCTCCATGTCCTTGTCGGTGACCTTGTGGACCTGGTCCTTGGGCAGGGTCGGCAGCACCGTGTCCGCGAAGAGCATCTTCATGGTCGAGGCCGGGGGCAGCCGCCAGTGCGCGTTGTGCGCGGCCAGCACCTCGCCGGACTCCGCGTCCGCCACGATCCAGGACCGCCCGGTGAGGTTCGCCGGCAGCGCGGGAGCGCCCGGCAGCAGGTTCACCTGGGTCCCCGGTTGGCCGAGCAGCGATCCGCCGACCGTGGACATCGAGACGGGTGGGGCGGGGGCCGGAGCCTTGTCCGGTTGGCCCTTCGCGTCGGCCGGCGGGGTCGGCGCGGCGTGCGCGGGGGCCACCAACATCGTGGGGACCAGCAACGCGGCGGAAAGGACCGTCAGCGCGGTCGTCTTGGCAGACACGCAGGTGAAAGTACATCCCGATGAGCTGGAGGACGCTGCGGACCGGCCAATTCGAGGCAACCACCCCCGGGACAGCCCACCCCGGCGCGTCCGTCCTGGGGACGAATCGGATACTGAAGGCATGAGACTCAGCCGTACCGCCTCCTGGTTCCTGCTCGCCTTCGGGGTGTGGAGCTGGTTCATCTGGGTGTCTTTCGTCCGGAACCTGTGGAAGAACGGCAGTGGCCTGGCCTTCGATGCGGCGGGCGACCCCACTTCCTACTTCTGGGTGCACCTGACGCTCGCGGTGACCTCCTTCCTTCTGGGGACGGCGGTCGGTGTGCTCGGGTTGCGCAGCGTCCTCGCCCTGCGGCGTGAATCACGTACGGACCGGGCCGACGGGGCAGCCCGGGTGGACGGGGCGGACGGGGCCGACCGCGCGGGCCGTGCCGACCGTGCGGGCCGTCCGGATTCGGACACCTCGGCATGACGATCCTGATCTTCGTCCTCGTCGCACTGGCGGTCTGCGCCCTGCTGGTCCTGGTCCACCGCTGGCTCTGGATCCGCCTCGTCCGCGACACCACCACCCCCGGCGGCCGGACCCGGCGCATCGGCACGGCCTTGGCCATCGTCCCGCCCCTCCTCTCCGTGGCCGCGCTCACCACGGGCCGCGCGGGCGCCCCCTTCTGGCTCCAGCAGACGGTGGCCTGGCCCGGGTACCTCTGGCTCGCGGTACTCCTGTACCTGACCCTGACGATGCTGGTCGCGGAGCCGATCCGCGCGCTGTCACTGCGCCGTCTGGCCCACCGTGACGCCACCGGACCGGCGGCCGAGCGGCCCGAGCCCGTGGAGGTGCCCGCCGCGGCGGCGCCCGCGACCGCCCCGGCCGCCCCGGTCGCCACCGAGCGCCCCGCCGTGGCCGACGGGCTGAGCCGGCGCCGGTTCGTCGCCCGTACGGTCGGCGGGGCGGCCGCCGCCGTGGCCCTCGGCACCGTCGGGGCCGGGACCTACGGGGTCCTGCGCGGGCCCAGCGTGAAGCGGGTGCAGGTCCCCCTCGCCAAACTGCCGCGTGCGGCGCACGGTTTCCGGATCGCCGTCGTCAGCGACGTCCACCTCGGCCCGGTGCTCGGCCGCGCCCACACGCAGCGCATCGTCGACACGGTCAACCGCACCCAGCCCGACCTCATCGCCATCGTCGGCGACCTCGTCGACGGCAGCGTCCCCGACCTCGGGCACGCGGCGGAGCCGCTGCGCCTGCTCCACGCCCGCCACGGCTCGTTCTTCGTCACCGGGAACCACGAGTACTTCTCCGGCGCCCAGCAGTGGATCGACCATGTCCGCGAGCTGGGGCTGAACCCGCTGGAGAACGCCCGCAAGGAGCTGCCCCACTTCGACCTCGCCGGGGTCAACGACATCCAGGGCGAGCGGGAGGGCAAGGGCCCCGACTTCGGCGCGGCCCTCGGCGACCGGGACCGGACGAGGGCCGCCGTGCTCCTCGCGCACCAGCCCGTCGTCATCCACGACGCCGTCCGTCACGGCGTCGACCTCCAGCTCTCCGGCCACACCCACGGCGGCCAGCTCTGGCCCGGCAACTACCTCGCGGAGCTCGCCAACCCCACCGTCGCCGGTCTGGAGCGCTACGGCGACACCCAGCTCTACGTGTCCCGCGGGGCCGGAGCCTGGGGGCCGCCGGTTCGAGTGGGGGCGCCGTCCGACATCACCGTCGTCGAACTCGCCTCATTTCAGGCCTGATCCGCCCCAAACCTCGTCAGGGCCTTCGTCAACTCGCCTTCCGGTGGCTGATATTCCGTGATGGGATGACCGTTAATCGGACAGCGCGTCGCTGTCATCGGGTCATGGGGTGGGGTTCAGGGGATGCGGTCTGTCCGCTCGAAGGTGATCGCGGCCGGGCTGGTCCTCGGCGTGGTCGGTGTGGGTGCCTGGCAGTTGCTGCCCGAGGACGGCGGCGGGCGCGGTGCCGTCCGGGTCGGGACGAGTGACGTGGTCTCCTCCCTCGACCCCGCCGGGGCGTACGACGCCGGTTCCTGGGCCCTGTTCAGCAACATCTACCAGTCGCTGCTGACCATCAAGCCCGGTTCGGACGCCCCCGTGCCGGACGCCGCCGCCTCCTGCGGTTTCGTGGGCCAGAAGCTCACCGTCTACCGGTGCGAGCTGCGCCCCGACGTGAAGTTCACGGGCGGCCGCGCCATCACCGCCGAGGACGTCAAGTACTCCTTCGACCGCATCAAGGCGATCAACTCCGACCAGGGTCCGGCTCCCCTCTTCAACACCCTGGAGTCGGTCGAGGCCGAGGGGCGCACGGTCACCTTCACCCTCTCCGCCGGTGACGCCACCTTCCCCTTCAAGATCGCGACGGGCGCCGCCGCGATCGTCGACAAGGACAAGTACCCGGCGAAGTCCCTGCGCGAGGACGGCAAGGTCGACGGCTCCGGGCCGTACGCGCTGGGCGAGTACAAGGCCGGTACGAGCGCCGAGCTCAAGCCCAACAGCTCGTACAAGGGCCAGGGCAAGGCCGCCCACACGCCCGTCACCGTCAAGTACTTCAAGGACTCCGGGCAGCTCGACCAGGCCTGGAAGGCCCACCAGATCGACGTCGCCCACCGGGACATGCCGCCCACCGTGCTGGCCGGCCTCAACCCGGGCCTGAAGGACACCCGCTACCAGGCCTCCGGCGGCAGCGAGACCCGCTCCATCGTCTTCAACGTCCGCCCCGGCTCCACCGCGGCCCCGCTCGCCGTCCGCCAGGCCGTCGCCGCCGTGCTCGACCGTTCCAAGGTGGCCGTGGAGGTCCACAAGGGGACCGTCACCCCGCTGTACTCCCTGGTCCCGGCGGGCATCGCCGGCCACAGCACGCCGTTCTTCGACGCCTACCCGGCGCCGAACGTGGCCACCGCCAAGAAGCTCTTCAAGGACGCCGGGATCGCCTCGGCCGTCCACCTCAACCTCGGCGTGAACGTCCGCGGCGCGAACATGCCCGAGGCCGAGGAGCTCAAGAAGCAGCTGGAGGCCACCGGCCTCTTCCAGGTGACGATCAAGCCGGTCGAGCAGTGGAGCGACTTCCAGAAGGGGTACGCGGCGGGAGAGTTCGACGCCTACACCATCGGCTGGATCGCGGACTTCCCGGACGCGGACAACTTCCTCGCCCCGCTCGTCGGCGCCGACTCGTCCATGAACAACGGCTTCTCCGACAAGCACGTGGACGAGCTGATCACCCGCACCCAGTCCCACTCGGAGCGGAGCGAGGCCGCCGCCGAGTTCCGCGACCTCCAGAAGCTGGTCGCCCAGCAGGCCCCGATGGTGCCGATCTGGCAGAAGAAGGACTACGTGATGTCCCGCGAGGACGTCACCGGAGCCCAGTACCTGTCCGACGGCACCGGCGTCTGGCGGCTGTGGGAACTCGACTGGCTGTAGCCGGCGCGCCCCCGACGGCTACTTGCGGTGCGTCTTCGGTTCCTCGTCCGGGTACGGGTCCGAGGCCCTGCGCCGGGCCCCCGTCGTGGCCGTCTGGGCCATGCCCGGCAGGAAGTCCGCGAACAGCTCGTGCACTTCCCGCACCAGCGGCCGCAGCACCCGGAACCGGGCCAGGACGATGCCCCGCGTCGTCAGCTGCGCGCCGCGCTCGGCGAGCCGCCGCGTCTTGTCGCTGTTCGGGGAGCGGTCGAAGACCCAGTACAGGACCAGGCCCATCTGCGCGAGCCACATCAGCTCCGGCAGTACGTCGGCCAGCTCGGCCGGCACCTTCGTCTTCGCGCCCGCCAGCACCTCGCGGTGGAGGTCGATCGCAGCCTTGCGCGCCGTTTCCGATTCCGGCGAGAACGGGCTGAGCGGACTCTCCGGGTCAGCGGCGTTCTTGAAGAACTGCGAGGCGAACTCGTGGTACGGCGCGGCGATGTCGAGCCAGGCCGTCAACACGCCCGCGTACCGCTTCTGCAGGTCGGTCTCGTTGTCCAGGATGGGCCGGACCGCCGCCTGGTGGGCGGCGCCGATCCGGTCGTAGAACCCCTGGACCAGGTGTTCCTTCGACTCGAAGTAGTAGTAGGCGTTGCCGACCGAGACGCCGGCCTCCTTCGCGATACCCCGCATCGTCGTCTTGTCGAAGCCGCGCTCCTGGAAGAGGCGGAGCGCGGTTTCGAGGATGAGCGTGCGGGTCTGCTCGCTCTTGGGAGCCTTCTGATCAGTCACGGTGTATGAGCCTATCGGGGGACGGCGCATTGGTCGTCACAGGCCGGTCCCTCGGCGCCCTCGGGGTGACCCTCGGTACGTACGGCCTGCCGCCAGGCGGAGGCCGTGTGCATGGCCGCCCGGGCGAAGGGCCGGCCGGCCGGGGTGGCCAGCCAGTTCGCCTTCGGCCGGTGCTCGGCCAGCGCCCACAGGCACACGATGAAGGCGTCGGTCCCGGTCCACACCTGCCCCGAGTCCCCGATGACGGTGATCTCCCGGAGCGTGGAGGGGTGGTCGAGCCGGGGGTACCGCCGGTGCGCCTCCCAGGATCCGGCGGGCACCAGCGAGAGCGGGACCAGCCACCGCTGCGCGAGCAGCCAGTGCCGGATGTGTACGCAGAGCGGGCAGCCGGCGTCGTAGAGGACGGTCAGGCGCCGGACGGC comes from Streptomyces virginiae and encodes:
- the glyA gene encoding serine hydroxymethyltransferase; translated protein: MSASRHPALLSTDPELASFVAAEEVLQAQTLRLIPSENYVSAAVLEASGTVLQNKYSEGYPGRRYYEGQQNIDRVEALAIERAKGLFGVDHANVQPYSGSPANLAVYLAFAKPGDTVMGMALPMGGHLTHGWGVSATGSWFRGVQYGVRADTGLIDYDAVRDLALAERPKVIFCGGTALPRTIDFAAFAEIAREAGSILVADVAHIAGLIAGGAHPSPVDHVDVVSTTTHKTLRGPRGAMLMCREEHAKAIDKAVFPGLQGGPHNQTTAGIAVALHEAAQPSFTAYAHQVVANAKALAAALLQNGFDLVSGGTDNHLILIDLTGKDVPGKIAAKALDRAGIVVNYNTVPFDPRKPFDPSGVRIGTPSLTSRGLSTEHMPLVADWIARSVDAAAKGDEQALAAIRAEVTDLMAAFPAPGLPLS
- the trpS gene encoding tryptophan--tRNA ligase, whose translation is MASDRPRALSGIQPTSGSFHLGNYLGAIRQYVALQETHDAFYMVVDLHAITMPQDPKDLRANTRLSAAQLLAAGLDPERCTLFVQSHVPEHAQLGWVMNCITGFGEASRMTQFKDKSAKGGVNSASVGLFTYPILQVADILLYQANAVPVGEDQRQHIELTRDLAERFNQRYGPTFTLPAAHIVKEVAKIYDLQDPAIKMSKSASSPKGLINLLDEPKVTEKKIKSAVTDTEAEIRFDSEKKPGVSNLLTIYSTLSGETISELEARYEGKGYGALKTDLAGVMVDFVTPFKKRTQEYLDDPETLDSILAKGAEKARAVAAETLAQAYDRLGLLPAKH
- a CDS encoding 2'-5' RNA ligase family protein — its product is MGTVTLGVSIAVPEPYGSKLQELRAGFGDAAAHGIPTHVTLVPPTEVEADRLPAIRAHLVEVAAASRAFRMRLAGTGTFRPLSPVVFVKIAEGASACTRLQSEVRDPQGPLDRELAFPYHPHVTVAHGISEEAMDLAFTTLADYAAEWVCSGFALYEQGSDGVWRKLREYPFGSGPNGVPAQAGSPADHAAGTAGGAGATVPPS
- a CDS encoding YihY/virulence factor BrkB family protein codes for the protein MDWLTKLPVIGPLASRLMRTHAWHSYERLDRVHWTRLAAAITFISFLALFPLITVAAAVGAALLSPEQLDRLEKNLSEQVPGISDQLNIEGLVDNAGTVGLVAGALLLVTGVSWVGSMRDCLRAVWEKDDEDDGNPFARKGKDALVLLGLGGVVLASAAASILGSSAVGKTAEWLDIPREGAGGALLRSLAFLVGVVAAFLLLLYVLTLLPGVDPPRGRLIQAALIGAAGFELLKLLLSGYMREVAAKSMYGAFGVPIALLLWINFTAKLLLFVSSWTATRDGADGDGTDGEGRDGDGADGAGGDGAEDPPPGPPAAARPA
- a CDS encoding D-alanyl-D-alanine carboxypeptidase family protein, which codes for MSAKTTALTVLSAALLVPTMLVAPAHAAPTPPADAKGQPDKAPAPAPPVSMSTVGGSLLGQPGTQVNLLPGAPALPANLTGRSWIVADAESGEVLAAHNAHWRLPPASTMKMLFADTVLPTLPKDQVHKVTDKDMEGVGPGSSLVGVKEDHEYSVHDLWLGVFLRSGNDAVHVLSAMNGGVEKTVKDMQAHAEELQALDTHVVSPDGYDAPEQVSSAYDLTLVARSGLQKQDFREYCGTVSAKFPGLQEPGKPRDHFEIQNTNRLMTGAGGITPYKGIAGVKNGNTTMAGSTFTGAAQQGDRKLLVTVMNPGAGGANSVYQETAALFDWGFAAAGKVKPVGELVPPKSADTSSHGSPAQSHENDPSAAGKDAGGGAGTALGVAGGALAVLAGGAFVINRRWPRGRRGRGEELI
- a CDS encoding SCO4848 family membrane protein codes for the protein MRLSRTASWFLLAFGVWSWFIWVSFVRNLWKNGSGLAFDAAGDPTSYFWVHLTLAVTSFLLGTAVGVLGLRSVLALRRESRTDRADGAARVDGADGADRAGRADRAGRPDSDTSA
- a CDS encoding metallophosphoesterase, encoding MTILIFVLVALAVCALLVLVHRWLWIRLVRDTTTPGGRTRRIGTALAIVPPLLSVAALTTGRAGAPFWLQQTVAWPGYLWLAVLLYLTLTMLVAEPIRALSLRRLAHRDATGPAAERPEPVEVPAAAAPATAPAAPVATERPAVADGLSRRRFVARTVGGAAAAVALGTVGAGTYGVLRGPSVKRVQVPLAKLPRAAHGFRIAVVSDVHLGPVLGRAHTQRIVDTVNRTQPDLIAIVGDLVDGSVPDLGHAAEPLRLLHARHGSFFVTGNHEYFSGAQQWIDHVRELGLNPLENARKELPHFDLAGVNDIQGEREGKGPDFGAALGDRDRTRAAVLLAHQPVVIHDAVRHGVDLQLSGHTHGGQLWPGNYLAELANPTVAGLERYGDTQLYVSRGAGAWGPPVRVGAPSDITVVELASFQA
- a CDS encoding ABC transporter substrate-binding protein — protein: MRSVRSKVIAAGLVLGVVGVGAWQLLPEDGGGRGAVRVGTSDVVSSLDPAGAYDAGSWALFSNIYQSLLTIKPGSDAPVPDAAASCGFVGQKLTVYRCELRPDVKFTGGRAITAEDVKYSFDRIKAINSDQGPAPLFNTLESVEAEGRTVTFTLSAGDATFPFKIATGAAAIVDKDKYPAKSLREDGKVDGSGPYALGEYKAGTSAELKPNSSYKGQGKAAHTPVTVKYFKDSGQLDQAWKAHQIDVAHRDMPPTVLAGLNPGLKDTRYQASGGSETRSIVFNVRPGSTAAPLAVRQAVAAVLDRSKVAVEVHKGTVTPLYSLVPAGIAGHSTPFFDAYPAPNVATAKKLFKDAGIASAVHLNLGVNVRGANMPEAEELKKQLEATGLFQVTIKPVEQWSDFQKGYAAGEFDAYTIGWIADFPDADNFLAPLVGADSSMNNGFSDKHVDELITRTQSHSERSEAAAEFRDLQKLVAQQAPMVPIWQKKDYVMSREDVTGAQYLSDGTGVWRLWELDWL